Proteins from a single region of Mumia flava:
- the miaB gene encoding tRNA (N6-isopentenyl adenosine(37)-C2)-methylthiotransferase MiaB, which yields MTATPETETAGLETLAPLAPRPAEGADAPLAPRPADDPTRTYEVRTYGCQMNVHDSERLSGMLEDAGYAAAPEGATADVIVFNTCAVRENADNRLYGTLGHVASLKRENPRMQIAVGGCLAQKDRDTITKRAPYVDVVFGTHNIGSLPALLDRARVAEESQVEILESLEVFPSTLPTKRESAFAAWVSISVGCNNTCTFCIVPSLRGKEKDRRPGEILAEIEALVADGVVEVTLLGQNVNSYGVEFGDRFAFGKLLRACGEIEGLERVRFTSPHPAAFSDDVIEAMAETPNVMPQLHMPLQSGSDRVLKAMRRSYRKERFLGIIDRVRAAMPDAAITTDIIVGFPGETEEDFLETMDVVRKARFSSAFTFQYSPRPGTPAAEMDEQLPKAVVQDRYDRLVALVNEIAWAENRALVGKRLELLVADTDAGRGGKKDGATHRLTGRARDNRLVHFRPGDAEIRPGDLVTVELTQAAPHHLVSDAVPIDVRRTRAGEAWRARHEAPTPVGVGLGMPSVGVPAPLPVADGPGCAC from the coding sequence ATGACTGCCACGCCTGAGACCGAGACCGCGGGTCTCGAGACGCTCGCTCCGCTCGCTCCTCGACCGGCGGAGGGGGCCGATGCTCCGCTCGCTCCTCGACCGGCGGACGACCCGACCCGCACGTATGAGGTCCGCACCTACGGGTGCCAGATGAACGTCCACGACTCCGAGCGCCTGAGCGGCATGCTCGAGGACGCCGGGTACGCAGCGGCGCCCGAGGGCGCGACCGCCGACGTGATCGTGTTCAACACCTGCGCGGTCCGGGAGAACGCAGACAATCGGCTGTACGGGACGCTCGGCCACGTCGCGAGCCTCAAGCGCGAGAACCCGCGCATGCAGATCGCCGTCGGCGGCTGCCTCGCGCAGAAGGACCGCGACACGATCACGAAGCGCGCCCCGTACGTCGATGTCGTGTTCGGCACGCACAACATCGGGTCGCTCCCGGCGCTGCTCGACCGCGCGCGGGTCGCCGAGGAGAGCCAGGTCGAGATCCTCGAGTCGCTCGAGGTGTTCCCGTCGACGCTGCCGACCAAGCGCGAGTCGGCGTTCGCGGCGTGGGTGTCGATCAGCGTGGGCTGCAACAACACGTGCACGTTCTGCATCGTGCCGAGCCTGCGCGGCAAGGAGAAGGACCGCCGTCCGGGCGAGATCCTCGCCGAGATCGAGGCGCTGGTCGCCGACGGCGTCGTCGAGGTGACCCTGCTCGGCCAGAACGTCAACTCGTACGGTGTGGAGTTCGGTGACCGCTTCGCGTTCGGCAAGCTGCTGCGCGCGTGCGGCGAGATCGAGGGCCTGGAGCGCGTACGGTTCACGTCGCCGCACCCGGCCGCGTTCTCCGACGACGTGATCGAGGCGATGGCCGAGACCCCGAACGTCATGCCGCAGCTGCACATGCCGCTGCAGTCCGGCTCGGACCGCGTGCTGAAGGCGATGCGGCGCTCGTACCGCAAGGAGCGGTTCCTCGGCATCATCGACCGGGTCCGCGCCGCGATGCCGGACGCCGCGATCACGACCGACATCATCGTCGGGTTCCCGGGCGAGACCGAGGAGGACTTCCTCGAGACCATGGACGTGGTCCGCAAGGCGCGGTTCTCGAGCGCGTTCACGTTCCAGTACTCGCCGCGCCCCGGCACCCCGGCCGCCGAGATGGACGAGCAGCTGCCGAAGGCGGTCGTCCAGGACCGGTACGACCGGCTGGTCGCGCTCGTCAACGAGATCGCGTGGGCCGAGAACCGCGCGCTGGTCGGGAAGCGCCTCGAGCTGCTCGTCGCCGACACCGACGCCGGTCGCGGCGGCAAGAAGGACGGCGCGACGCACCGCCTGACCGGCCGCGCCCGCGACAACCGGCTCGTGCACTTCCGCCCCGGCGATGCCGAGATCCGCCCGGGCGACCTGGTGACCGTCGAGCTCACCCAGGCCGCCCCGCACCACCTCGTCTCCGACGCGGTCCCGATCGACGTCCGACGTACGCGCGCGGGGGAGGCGTGGCGTGCCCGGCACGAGGCGCCGACACCGGTCGGGGTCGGGCTCGGGATGCCGTCGGTCGGCGTACCGGCTCCGCTCCCGGTCGCCGACGGCCCCGGCTGCGCCTGCTGA
- a CDS encoding amino acid ABC transporter ATP-binding protein — MVAMDDVQKWFGDLHVLQDINLHVTPGEVVVVIGPSGSGKSTLCRAINRLEPIDEGTIAIDGDKLPEEGKQLAQLRADVGMVFQSFNLFAHKTVLENVTLGPIKVRKKSKSDAEKRAMELLTRVGVENQANKYPAQLSGGQQQRVAIARALAMDPKVMLFDEPTSALDPEMIKEVLDTMVALAEGGMTMIVVTHEMGFARTAAHRVVFMADGQIVEENTPQEFFDNPTSDRAKDFLAKILKH, encoded by the coding sequence ATGGTCGCGATGGACGATGTGCAGAAATGGTTCGGCGATCTGCACGTTCTCCAGGACATCAATCTGCACGTGACCCCGGGCGAGGTCGTGGTCGTGATCGGTCCGTCCGGCTCCGGCAAGTCGACCCTCTGCCGGGCGATCAACCGGCTCGAGCCGATCGACGAGGGCACGATCGCGATCGACGGCGACAAGCTGCCCGAGGAGGGCAAGCAGCTCGCACAGTTGCGCGCCGACGTCGGGATGGTCTTCCAGTCGTTCAACCTGTTCGCGCACAAGACCGTGCTCGAGAACGTCACGCTCGGGCCGATCAAGGTCCGCAAGAAGTCGAAGTCCGACGCCGAGAAGCGCGCGATGGAGCTCCTCACCCGCGTCGGCGTCGAGAACCAGGCGAACAAGTATCCGGCCCAGCTCTCCGGCGGCCAGCAGCAGCGCGTCGCGATCGCCCGCGCCCTGGCGATGGACCCGAAGGTCATGCTCTTCGACGAGCCGACCTCCGCGCTCGACCCGGAGATGATCAAGGAAGTCCTCGACACGATGGTGGCGCTCGCCGAGGGCGGCATGACGATGATCGTCGTCACCCACGAGATGGGCTTCGCCCGTACGGCCGCGCACCGTGTCGTCTTCATGGCCGACGGGCAGATCGTCGAAGAGAACACCCCGCAGGAGTTCTTCGACAACCCCACCTCCGATCGCGCGAAGGACTTCCTCGCCAAGATCCTCAAGCACTGA
- a CDS encoding GNAT family N-acetyltransferase yields the protein MPVWTFRAMTDADLPDFVRWRNEPHVTTWFPRPPADVDAARDRYGARLRGDHPTVMRVAMLDGRPVGYVQDFPVDANDEYAVRIQLPGAAGFDYLIGEPDLVGRGLGTAMLRAYVPAVLLDAHPDAPWIVACPDARNAASLRVLDKLGFEQRQWITPPGEEFAVIVCRLARADANALGNVVTSE from the coding sequence ATGCCGGTGTGGACGTTCCGTGCGATGACCGACGCCGACCTGCCGGACTTCGTGCGGTGGCGCAACGAACCGCACGTGACGACGTGGTTCCCGCGCCCACCGGCCGATGTCGACGCGGCGCGCGATCGGTACGGCGCGCGGCTCCGTGGCGATCACCCGACCGTGATGCGGGTCGCGATGCTCGACGGCCGGCCGGTCGGCTACGTCCAGGACTTCCCCGTCGATGCGAACGACGAGTACGCGGTGCGCATCCAGCTCCCGGGCGCCGCCGGGTTCGACTACCTGATCGGCGAACCGGACCTCGTCGGACGCGGACTCGGCACCGCCATGCTCCGTGCGTACGTCCCTGCGGTGCTGCTCGACGCGCACCCGGACGCGCCGTGGATCGTCGCGTGCCCGGATGCACGCAACGCCGCGTCGCTGCGCGTGCTGGACAAGCTGGGATTCGAGCAGCGGCAGTGGATCACGCCGCCGGGGGAGGAGTTCGCGGTGATCGTGTGCCGGCTCGCGCGCGCCGACGCGAACGCGCTCGGGAACGTGGTTACCAGTGAGTAA
- a CDS encoding glutamate ABC transporter substrate-binding protein: MKLDKFKLAAVAAAATLALAGCGDAGEDDGGDGDGDGFSAEVVDSPEFDDGTRMAELAEQGTVKIGVKFDQPGIGFMPAGADEPVGFDPNMGKVIAGQLGIEPGQIEWTETISDNREPFLQEGTVDFVIASYSITDERRQLVGQAGPYYVTGQQLLVQESNEDIGGPEDLEGKSVCSVTGSTSIATVEEEYGAEPAGFNTYSECVDQLKNGSVDAVTTDGAILAGYAADDPGTMKVVGDPFSEERYGIGYSQDAPELCEFINETLEGAFDDGTWEDAFDDSLGDSGMDVPDTPELDECPS; the protein is encoded by the coding sequence ATGAAGCTCGACAAGTTCAAGCTCGCTGCCGTAGCCGCGGCCGCGACGCTGGCGCTGGCCGGCTGCGGTGACGCGGGCGAGGACGACGGAGGTGACGGCGACGGCGACGGCTTCAGCGCCGAGGTCGTCGACAGCCCGGAGTTCGACGACGGCACCCGCATGGCGGAGCTCGCCGAGCAGGGCACCGTCAAGATCGGCGTCAAGTTCGACCAGCCGGGGATCGGCTTCATGCCTGCCGGCGCCGACGAGCCCGTCGGGTTCGACCCGAACATGGGCAAGGTCATCGCCGGACAGCTCGGCATCGAGCCTGGGCAGATCGAGTGGACCGAGACGATCTCCGACAACCGCGAGCCCTTCCTGCAGGAGGGGACGGTCGACTTCGTCATCGCCTCGTACTCGATCACCGACGAGCGGCGCCAGCTCGTCGGCCAGGCCGGTCCGTACTACGTGACCGGTCAGCAGCTCCTCGTCCAGGAGAGCAATGAGGACATCGGCGGTCCTGAGGACCTCGAGGGCAAGAGCGTGTGCTCCGTGACCGGCTCGACGTCGATCGCGACCGTCGAGGAGGAGTACGGCGCCGAGCCTGCTGGCTTCAACACCTACTCCGAGTGCGTCGACCAGCTCAAGAACGGCTCTGTGGACGCCGTCACGACCGACGGTGCGATCCTGGCCGGCTACGCCGCCGACGATCCGGGCACGATGAAGGTCGTCGGCGACCCGTTCTCGGAGGAGCGCTACGGCATCGGCTACAGCCAGGACGCTCCGGAGCTCTGCGAGTTCATCAACGAGACCCTCGAGGGCGCGTTCGACGACGGTACCTGGGAGGACGCGTTCGACGACTCACTGGGAGACTCCGGGATGGATGTTCCGGACACCCCCGAGCTCGACGAGTGCCCGAGCTGA
- a CDS encoding amino acid ABC transporter permease, which produces MSTVLYDAPGPRARRLYRTIGIISSLVLIAIAALVIYQLYKADQFTEEVWEPFVTPRIMELLWQGLLDTIRAAVLAIIGAVLFGIVFGIGKLSEHAWIRWPCWLVVEFFRAVPLVMLIFFVWSLYSLQPDRSYISLVISLVLYNGAVLAEVFRAGINALPNGQSEAAYAVGMRKNQVMTAVLLPQAVKIMLPSIISQCVVALKDTSLGYLILAPGLTTAGRLIWGTFGNYLATALVLLMLYLVLNLLLERLAVWAERRFSQGRKLHVDAVGALGDEERTAAEKANAVRFGPESLGGGGQGRT; this is translated from the coding sequence ATGAGCACCGTTCTGTACGACGCACCGGGCCCCCGGGCTCGACGGCTCTACCGCACGATCGGGATCATCTCTTCGCTCGTCCTCATCGCCATCGCGGCGCTCGTGATCTACCAGCTGTACAAGGCCGACCAGTTCACCGAAGAGGTCTGGGAGCCCTTCGTCACACCTCGCATCATGGAGCTGCTGTGGCAAGGCCTCCTCGACACGATCCGAGCCGCAGTCCTCGCCATCATCGGCGCTGTTCTCTTCGGCATCGTCTTCGGGATCGGCAAGCTGTCAGAGCACGCCTGGATCCGCTGGCCGTGCTGGCTCGTCGTTGAGTTCTTCCGCGCGGTCCCTCTGGTCATGCTCATCTTCTTCGTCTGGTCGTTGTACTCGCTCCAGCCCGATCGCTCGTACATCTCGCTCGTGATCAGCCTCGTCCTGTACAACGGCGCGGTCCTGGCCGAGGTCTTCCGCGCGGGTATCAACGCTCTGCCGAACGGCCAGTCGGAGGCTGCCTACGCCGTCGGAATGCGCAAGAACCAGGTGATGACGGCGGTCCTGCTCCCCCAGGCTGTCAAGATCATGCTTCCGTCCATCATCAGCCAGTGCGTCGTCGCTTTGAAGGACACGTCGCTCGGCTACCTGATCCTCGCACCGGGACTCACGACCGCCGGCCGCCTGATCTGGGGCACGTTCGGCAACTACCTGGCGACGGCGCTCGTCCTGCTCATGCTCTACCTCGTCCTCAACCTGCTCCTGGAACGGCTGGCTGTGTGGGCGGAACGCAGGTTCAGCCAAGGGCGGAAGCTCCACGTGGATGCCGTCGGCGCGCTCGGTGACGAGGAACGCACCGCTGCGGAGAAGGCCAATGCCGTGCGGTTCGGCCCCGAGAGCCTGGGGGGCGGTGGCCAGGGCCGTACGTGA
- a CDS encoding TetR/AcrR family transcriptional regulator, with product MPPSPIRAARERQRTEVMRAIAEVAIRLFGERGFDEVTIETVAREAGVSPATLYRRFGTKENLVCWAPDEQDALAGLLERLHDGAGVVQAATDLVETFPDDAVDAVESTGRLRLELIAAHPQLGAAAHAKAAGFTTEVLAATEGRDQRSRLERETEVACVVAAMDAGTAAWARGDGTLRTCMRTALATLRAC from the coding sequence ATGCCCCCTTCCCCTATCCGCGCCGCCCGGGAGCGCCAGCGGACGGAGGTCATGCGCGCCATCGCGGAGGTCGCGATCAGGCTGTTCGGTGAGCGTGGATTCGACGAGGTGACGATCGAGACCGTGGCGAGGGAGGCCGGAGTCTCGCCGGCGACGCTCTACCGCCGGTTCGGTACGAAGGAGAACCTCGTGTGCTGGGCGCCGGACGAGCAGGACGCCTTGGCCGGACTGCTCGAGCGTCTCCACGACGGCGCCGGCGTGGTCCAGGCGGCCACCGACCTGGTCGAGACCTTCCCCGACGACGCCGTCGACGCGGTCGAGTCCACGGGCCGACTCCGGCTGGAGCTGATCGCGGCGCACCCTCAGCTGGGTGCTGCGGCCCACGCGAAGGCCGCCGGGTTCACGACCGAGGTGCTCGCCGCGACCGAGGGCCGCGACCAGCGCAGCCGGCTCGAACGCGAGACGGAGGTCGCGTGCGTCGTCGCCGCGATGGATGCCGGGACCGCTGCCTGGGCCCGTGGCGACGGCACCCTCCGTACGTGCATGCGGACCGCGCTCGCGACGCTGCGCGCCTGCTGA
- a CDS encoding MFS transporter: MTTTPAQAGSDPESTTGTAPARAALVLIALILGAAVANLNLAVANVALPDIGKAFDSSQTMLNLVAVGYSLGLAGSVLYLGALGDRYGRKMMLVLGVTLSVPACLLAAYAPTDEVLFAARVFGGVAAGMAFPTTLALITALWSGTLRTRTIALWSAVGGAISSLGPLVSGYLLEDFWWGSVFLVTLPLAVVALVLAVVFVPSHVNEATEPVDNLGGALSVLLIGALVVAINFLAVPDSTGLVLSLSVIALAAGVLFFLRQRRARNPLYDLDVARRRIFWVAAVAGIIVFGSLMGAMFIGQQYLQNVLGYSSLEAGAAILPAAFMMVLIAPFSARLVDSRGSRFTLLAGYVFVLLGFATMLILWGESSPYWQVALGYMFVGAGVGFAGTPASHSLTGSVPVQRVGMASGTADLQRDLGGALLQSIFGTLLTAGYASSLSSTIASSKDADSISSSTEATLTKSFASAANLAESHPKHADQIIAAARDSFLDGDHWAYIAGIVAVLVGAALIGVLFPGKDGENRLLGHYAELDRAAAGPADG; encoded by the coding sequence GTGACGACCACGCCAGCCCAGGCCGGATCCGATCCCGAGAGCACCACCGGCACCGCTCCCGCACGTGCCGCCTTGGTCCTGATCGCCCTGATCCTCGGCGCCGCGGTCGCGAACCTCAACCTCGCCGTCGCCAACGTCGCCCTCCCCGACATCGGCAAGGCGTTCGACTCCTCGCAGACCATGCTCAACCTGGTCGCGGTCGGCTACTCGCTCGGCCTCGCCGGCTCGGTGCTGTACCTCGGTGCCCTGGGCGACCGCTACGGCCGCAAGATGATGCTGGTGCTCGGCGTGACGCTGTCCGTGCCGGCCTGCCTGCTCGCCGCGTACGCACCGACGGACGAGGTGCTGTTCGCGGCGCGGGTGTTCGGCGGGGTCGCGGCCGGCATGGCGTTCCCGACCACCCTCGCGCTGATCACCGCGCTGTGGTCCGGCACCCTCCGTACCCGCACGATCGCGCTCTGGTCGGCCGTCGGTGGCGCGATCTCGTCGCTCGGCCCACTCGTGTCGGGCTACCTGCTCGAGGACTTCTGGTGGGGCTCGGTGTTCCTGGTGACCCTGCCGCTGGCGGTCGTGGCGCTCGTGCTCGCGGTCGTCTTCGTCCCGTCGCACGTCAACGAGGCGACCGAGCCTGTCGACAACCTCGGTGGCGCGCTGTCCGTGCTGCTGATCGGTGCGCTCGTCGTCGCGATCAACTTCCTCGCGGTGCCCGACAGCACGGGCCTCGTGCTCAGCCTCTCGGTGATCGCGCTGGCGGCCGGGGTCCTGTTCTTCCTGCGTCAGCGTCGGGCACGCAACCCGCTGTACGACCTGGACGTGGCGCGGCGTCGGATCTTCTGGGTGGCAGCGGTGGCCGGGATCATCGTGTTCGGGTCGCTGATGGGCGCGATGTTCATCGGCCAGCAGTACCTCCAGAACGTGCTCGGGTACTCCAGCCTCGAAGCCGGCGCCGCGATCCTGCCCGCGGCGTTCATGATGGTGCTGATCGCGCCGTTCTCGGCCCGGCTCGTCGACTCGCGCGGATCGCGCTTCACGCTGCTCGCGGGGTACGTGTTCGTGCTGCTGGGATTCGCCACGATGCTGATCCTGTGGGGCGAGTCGAGCCCGTACTGGCAGGTCGCGCTCGGTTACATGTTCGTCGGCGCGGGAGTCGGCTTCGCCGGTACGCCGGCGTCGCACTCGCTGACCGGTTCGGTGCCGGTGCAGCGGGTGGGGATGGCGTCGGGGACCGCCGACCTGCAGCGCGACCTCGGCGGCGCGCTGCTCCAGTCGATCTTCGGGACGCTGCTCACCGCCGGGTACGCATCGTCGCTGAGCTCGACGATCGCGAGCTCGAAGGACGCCGACTCGATCTCGTCGTCCACCGAGGCGACCCTGACGAAGTCGTTCGCGAGCGCCGCGAACCTCGCCGAGTCCCATCCGAAGCACGCGGACCAGATCATCGCCGCCGCGCGGGACTCGTTCCTGGACGGCGACCACTGGGCGTACATCGCCGGGATCGTGGCGGTGCTGGTCGGCGCCGCGCTGATCGGTGTGCTGTTCCCGGGGAAGGACGGGGAGAACCGGCTGCTCGGCCACTACGCGGAACTGGACCGCGCAGCGGCCGGGCCGGCAGACGGCTGA
- a CDS encoding hotdog fold domain-containing protein: MTSTYDLYRRATGLPLGDKLFGFAFSLKAPYFRTIRPQVRTMQPHRAEVGLRKRRAVHNHIGTVHAIAVCNGLEAAMGLLAEATVPSDMRWLPKGMEVAYLAKATSDLTCVAETTEADWAGAPDVPVTVYAVRDDGTRVVEGTIRLWVTPKG; this comes from the coding sequence ATGACCTCGACGTACGACCTCTACCGCCGGGCGACCGGACTCCCGCTCGGCGACAAGCTCTTCGGCTTCGCGTTCAGCCTGAAGGCGCCGTATTTCCGCACGATCCGCCCGCAGGTCCGCACGATGCAGCCGCACCGCGCCGAGGTCGGGCTCCGCAAGCGCCGCGCCGTGCACAACCACATCGGCACCGTGCATGCGATCGCCGTCTGCAACGGGCTGGAGGCCGCGATGGGCCTGCTCGCGGAGGCGACCGTCCCGTCCGACATGCGGTGGCTCCCGAAGGGGATGGAGGTCGCCTACCTCGCGAAGGCGACCAGTGACCTGACGTGCGTCGCCGAGACGACCGAGGCCGACTGGGCCGGCGCGCCGGACGTGCCCGTGACGGTCTACGCCGTGCGCGACGACGGTACGCGCGTCGTCGAGGGCACGATCCGGCTCTGGGTCACGCCGAAGGGCTGA
- a CDS encoding amino acid ABC transporter permease, translated as MDVLIDNLPVILEGFGKTLQLLAVSGVIAMIVGTLIALFRVSPVPVLRRTGTVYVAIFRNSPLLVLILITYYGLPEIGIDFGFFTMITMAMGLYTAAFVAESLRSGINGIPLGQAEASRSLGLTFSQSMSTVVFPQALRNVVPPLASVFIALTKNTSLALGFGIAEASFRSKELLNDFPTSRWWIFGGIALGYIIIVEAISLGAALLERRWRRER; from the coding sequence GTGGACGTCCTGATCGACAACCTGCCGGTCATCCTCGAGGGCTTCGGTAAGACGCTGCAGCTGCTGGCAGTCTCCGGTGTCATCGCCATGATCGTCGGCACACTCATCGCGTTGTTCCGCGTGAGTCCGGTCCCGGTCCTGCGAAGGACAGGGACGGTCTACGTCGCGATCTTCCGCAACTCACCGCTCTTGGTGCTCATCCTGATCACGTACTACGGACTGCCGGAGATCGGCATCGACTTCGGGTTCTTCACGATGATCACGATGGCGATGGGCCTCTACACCGCGGCGTTCGTGGCCGAGTCCCTCCGGTCGGGCATCAATGGGATCCCGTTGGGTCAAGCAGAAGCCTCACGATCGCTCGGACTCACGTTCTCCCAGTCCATGAGCACCGTGGTCTTCCCGCAGGCGCTCAGGAACGTGGTGCCGCCTCTCGCGAGCGTCTTCATCGCGCTCACCAAGAACACGTCTCTTGCTCTCGGATTCGGCATCGCCGAGGCATCTTTTCGAAGCAAGGAACTGCTGAACGACTTCCCGACCTCGCGGTGGTGGATCTTCGGCGGGATCGCCCTGGGCTACATCATCATCGTCGAGGCGATCTCGCTCGGGGCCGCGCTGCTCGAGCGCCGGTGGAGGAGGGAACGATGA
- a CDS encoding VOC family protein has protein sequence MPDRTAAAPARVVAYTHVEDVAASRAFYTDVLGFAVAMEDPVVGVSSPANPTAQVLVLPVGFEDPAPRFGVDLGEPEAVDAAHAAALRDGLRVVYPLTTEPWGVRRFFVEDPGGTIINVLAHVEAEPQ, from the coding sequence ATGCCCGACCGCACCGCAGCCGCCCCGGCGCGCGTCGTCGCGTACACCCACGTGGAGGACGTCGCCGCGTCCCGCGCGTTCTACACCGACGTCCTCGGGTTCGCGGTGGCGATGGAGGACCCGGTGGTGGGAGTCAGCTCCCCTGCGAACCCGACGGCGCAGGTCCTCGTGCTCCCGGTCGGCTTCGAGGATCCCGCACCGCGGTTCGGCGTCGACCTCGGCGAGCCCGAGGCTGTCGATGCCGCCCACGCGGCCGCGCTCCGTGACGGGCTGCGGGTCGTCTACCCGCTGACGACCGAGCCGTGGGGCGTGCGCCGGTTCTTCGTCGAGGACCCGGGCGGCACGATCATCAACGTGCTCGCCCACGTCGAGGCCGAGCCGCAGTAG
- a CDS encoding CapA family protein yields the protein MRPPARTASVAAAVVVVVGLAACSGTEGSGATSPTESASPSVSPSVEAERSEDRDPDLTVLVTHHRRAPLDVSEARARRLLDQGAASWSALGAADRPLRIVTTLDDLPSSAARRVPDSRTALAAVHRSRRTLGIVRASEVDETVRVVSVGGVDPLRSPARYPLRAGEAAPTPDVVTMTFTGDVMLGRRVGDYLDTVGDPAAVLRPLAPRLRSADIAVTNLESTLSQAGSPTQGGDSFGADPSVRRGLRLAGLDVIGLANNHLGDYGDTAMLRTFERLRARGLPYVGAGADRAEARRPLVVERSGTRVAFVAFDAIGETPAATADGPGANRLSMPPRTGPLDRDRLRRLAAQVRTLSGRVDTVVVLAHWGTQYTNVPEPVQSRVARRLADAGADLVVGGHPHWLQGWENAGGTLVVHSLGNTVFDMDFQQRTQEGALLEVVLWDGELKAADLVPYVIGSDDFTPRVVRGSRARTVLETAWETSTGPYGR from the coding sequence ATGCGTCCTCCGGCACGGACAGCATCGGTCGCCGCGGCCGTCGTGGTCGTGGTGGGGCTCGCGGCGTGCAGCGGTACGGAGGGGTCCGGTGCCACGTCACCGACCGAGTCGGCCTCCCCCTCGGTGTCCCCGTCGGTCGAGGCCGAGCGCAGCGAAGATCGAGACCCCGACCTCACCGTCCTCGTCACGCACCACCGCCGCGCGCCGCTCGACGTCAGCGAGGCCCGGGCCCGACGGCTGCTCGATCAAGGAGCCGCCTCGTGGTCAGCCCTCGGCGCTGCCGACCGGCCCCTTCGCATCGTGACCACGCTCGACGATCTCCCATCGAGCGCCGCCCGCCGTGTCCCCGATTCACGTACCGCCCTCGCGGCCGTCCACCGCTCCCGCCGCACGCTCGGCATCGTCCGCGCCTCCGAGGTCGACGAGACCGTACGGGTGGTGTCCGTCGGCGGGGTCGATCCGCTGCGCTCCCCCGCCCGCTACCCACTGCGGGCCGGCGAGGCCGCTCCGACACCCGACGTCGTCACGATGACGTTCACCGGCGACGTGATGCTCGGTCGACGTGTCGGCGACTACCTCGACACCGTCGGCGATCCGGCTGCCGTGCTGCGTCCGCTCGCGCCGCGCCTCCGCTCCGCCGACATCGCCGTCACGAACCTGGAGTCCACGCTGTCGCAGGCTGGTTCGCCGACGCAGGGCGGCGACTCGTTCGGCGCTGACCCCTCCGTACGGCGTGGTCTGCGGCTGGCCGGCCTCGACGTGATCGGGCTCGCGAACAACCACCTCGGCGACTACGGCGACACCGCGATGCTGCGGACGTTCGAACGGCTGCGGGCCCGCGGCCTCCCGTACGTCGGGGCCGGTGCGGACCGGGCGGAAGCGCGTCGGCCGCTCGTGGTCGAGCGGAGCGGGACGCGGGTGGCGTTCGTGGCGTTCGACGCGATCGGTGAGACGCCGGCCGCGACGGCGGACGGGCCGGGTGCGAATCGCCTCTCGATGCCGCCCCGGACCGGGCCGCTCGATCGTGATCGGCTCCGCAGGCTCGCCGCGCAGGTCCGCACCCTGTCCGGCCGGGTCGACACCGTCGTGGTGCTGGCGCACTGGGGGACGCAGTACACGAACGTCCCCGAGCCGGTGCAGAGCCGGGTCGCACGCCGGTTGGCGGATGCGGGTGCCGACCTCGTCGTCGGCGGACACCCGCACTGGCTGCAGGGATGGGAGAACGCGGGCGGCACCCTGGTGGTGCACTCCCTCGGCAACACGGTCTTCGACATGGACTTCCAGCAACGCACCCAGGAGGGCGCGCTGCTCGAGGTCGTGCTGTGGGACGGCGAGCTGAAGGCGGCCGACCTCGTGCCGTACGTCATCGGCAGCGATGACTTCACCCCTCGCGTGGTGCGCGGTTCACGGGCGCGGACCGTGCTCGAGACGGCCTGGGAGACCAGCACCGGCCCGTACGGTCGCTAG